One Theropithecus gelada isolate Dixy chromosome 3, Tgel_1.0, whole genome shotgun sequence genomic window carries:
- the LFNG gene encoding beta-1,3-N-acetylglucosaminyltransferase lunatic fringe isoform X2: MLKRCGRRLLLALAGALLACLLVLTADPPPPPLPAERGRRALRSLAGPAGAAPAPGLGAAAAAAPGALAREVHSLSEYFSLLTRARRDAGPPPGASPRPADSHPRPLAEPLAPRDVFIAVKTTKKFHRARLDLLLETWISRHKEMTFIFTDGEDEALARHTGNVVITNCSAAHSRQALSCKMAVEYDHFIESGRKWFCHVDDDNYVNLRALLRLLASYPHTRDIYIGKPSLDRPIQATERVSENKVRPVHFWFATGGAGFCISRGLALKMSPWASGGHFMNTAERIRLPDDCTIGYIVEALLGVPLIRSGLFHSHLENLQQVLTSELHEQVTLSYGMFENKRNAVHVKGPFSVEADPSRWGDRGPEQLMSKVR; encoded by the exons ATGCTCAAGCGCTGCGGCCGGCGCCTGCTGCTGGCGCTGGCTGGCGCGCTGCTCGCCTGCCTGCTAGTGCTCACTGCCGATCCGCCGCCGCCCCCGCTGCCCGCCGAGCGAGGCCGGCGCGCGCTGCGCAGCCTGGCGGGCCCCGCAGGTGCTGCCCCGGCGCCTGGGctgggggcggcggcggcggcggcgcccgGGGCGCTGGCCCGCGAGGTGCACAGTCTGTCCGAGTACTTCAGCCTGCTCACTCGCGCGCGCAGAGACGCGGGCCCGCCCCCCGGGGCCTCCCCCCGCCCCGCCGACAGCCACCCGCGTCCCCTGGCCGAGCCGCTCGCGCCCCGAGACGTCTTCATCGCTGTCAAGACCACCAAAAAGTTCCACCGCGCGCGCCTCGACCTGCTGCTGGAGACCTGGATCTCGCGCCACAAGGAGATG ACATTCATCTTCACTGACGGGGAAGATGAGGCCCTGGCCAGGCACACGG GCAATGTGGTCATCACGAACTGCTCGGCCGCCCACAGCCGCCAGGCGCTGTCCTGCAAGATGGCCGTGGAGTATGACCACTTCATCGAGTCCGGCAGGAA GTGGTTCTGCCACGTGGACGATGACAACTACGTCAACCTGCGGGCCCTGCTGCGGCTGCTGGCCAGCTACCCGCACACACGGGACATCTACATCGGCAAGCCCAGCCTGGACAGGCCCATCCAGGCCACGGAACGGGTCAGCGAGAACAAGGTG cgTCCTGTCCACTTCTGGTTTGCCACGGGCGGCGCTGGCTTCTGCATCAGTCGTGGGCTGGCTCTGAAGATGAGCCCGTGGGCCAG CGGGGGTCACTTCATGAACACTGCCGAGCGGATCCGGCTGCCTGATGACTGCACCATTGGCTACATCGTGGAGGCCCTGCTGGGCGTGCCGCTCATCCGCAGCGGCCTCTTCCACTCCCACCTGGAGAACCTGCAGCAGGTGCTCACCTCAGAGCTCCACGAGCAG GTGACACTGAGCTACGGTATGTTTGAAAACAAGCGGAATGCCGTCCACGTGAAGGGGCCTTTCTCAGTGGAGGCCGACCCATCCAG GTGGGGAGACCGAGGCCCGGAGCAGCTGATGTCCAAGGTCCGGTAG
- the LFNG gene encoding beta-1,3-N-acetylglucosaminyltransferase lunatic fringe isoform X1: MLKRCGRRLLLALAGALLACLLVLTADPPPPPLPAERGRRALRSLAGPAGAAPAPGLGAAAAAAPGALAREVHSLSEYFSLLTRARRDAGPPPGASPRPADSHPRPLAEPLAPRDVFIAVKTTKKFHRARLDLLLETWISRHKEMTFIFTDGEDEALARHTGNVVITNCSAAHSRQALSCKMAVEYDHFIESGRKWFCHVDDDNYVNLRALLRLLASYPHTRDIYIGKPSLDRPIQATERVSENKVRPVHFWFATGGAGFCISRGLALKMSPWASGGHFMNTAERIRLPDDCTIGYIVEALLGVPLIRSGLFHSHLENLQQVLTSELHEQVTLSYGMFENKRNAVHVKGPFSVEADPSRFRSIHCHLYPDTPWCPRTAIF, from the exons ATGCTCAAGCGCTGCGGCCGGCGCCTGCTGCTGGCGCTGGCTGGCGCGCTGCTCGCCTGCCTGCTAGTGCTCACTGCCGATCCGCCGCCGCCCCCGCTGCCCGCCGAGCGAGGCCGGCGCGCGCTGCGCAGCCTGGCGGGCCCCGCAGGTGCTGCCCCGGCGCCTGGGctgggggcggcggcggcggcggcgcccgGGGCGCTGGCCCGCGAGGTGCACAGTCTGTCCGAGTACTTCAGCCTGCTCACTCGCGCGCGCAGAGACGCGGGCCCGCCCCCCGGGGCCTCCCCCCGCCCCGCCGACAGCCACCCGCGTCCCCTGGCCGAGCCGCTCGCGCCCCGAGACGTCTTCATCGCTGTCAAGACCACCAAAAAGTTCCACCGCGCGCGCCTCGACCTGCTGCTGGAGACCTGGATCTCGCGCCACAAGGAGATG ACATTCATCTTCACTGACGGGGAAGATGAGGCCCTGGCCAGGCACACGG GCAATGTGGTCATCACGAACTGCTCGGCCGCCCACAGCCGCCAGGCGCTGTCCTGCAAGATGGCCGTGGAGTATGACCACTTCATCGAGTCCGGCAGGAA GTGGTTCTGCCACGTGGACGATGACAACTACGTCAACCTGCGGGCCCTGCTGCGGCTGCTGGCCAGCTACCCGCACACACGGGACATCTACATCGGCAAGCCCAGCCTGGACAGGCCCATCCAGGCCACGGAACGGGTCAGCGAGAACAAGGTG cgTCCTGTCCACTTCTGGTTTGCCACGGGCGGCGCTGGCTTCTGCATCAGTCGTGGGCTGGCTCTGAAGATGAGCCCGTGGGCCAG CGGGGGTCACTTCATGAACACTGCCGAGCGGATCCGGCTGCCTGATGACTGCACCATTGGCTACATCGTGGAGGCCCTGCTGGGCGTGCCGCTCATCCGCAGCGGCCTCTTCCACTCCCACCTGGAGAACCTGCAGCAGGTGCTCACCTCAGAGCTCCACGAGCAG GTGACACTGAGCTACGGTATGTTTGAAAACAAGCGGAATGCCGTCCACGTGAAGGGGCCTTTCTCAGTGGAGGCCGACCCATCCAG GTTTCGCTCCATCCACTGCCACCTGTACCCGGACACACCCTGGTGTCCCCGAACTGCCATCTTCTAG